The Burkholderia ubonensis genome has a window encoding:
- a CDS encoding DUF2252 family protein — translation MAKQSAASARLPASDERARILERLRSRKMARSIHTYTRGSAERFYAWLADHRTGTLPDGPAVWICGDCHLGNLGPVAAKTGEVAVQIRDLDQSVIGNPVHDLLRLGFSLATAARSSDLPGVITWRMMEALIDGYALAFDPRRRDELARTKRPTAVKVAMQAALHRSWRKLERQTLRKRAPHIPLGKRFWPLSEAERRAIHVLFESAPVSPVSAALSHAACANARMTVLDAAYWVKGCSSLGRRRFAVMLEIDDGCPDERRPYLIDIKEATTADAPKQRGIRMPQDAAQRVLEGARHVSPMLGSRMCAARLDGRPVVMRELMPQDLKLDAERLSEADAIDAARYLARVVGHAHAIQMDDATQRAWRNELRSRRPKTVDAPSWLWRSIIELMAAHEQAYLQHCRRHVLRRTGR, via the coding sequence CAAGATGGCGCGCTCGATCCACACGTACACGCGCGGCAGCGCCGAACGCTTCTACGCGTGGCTGGCCGACCATCGAACCGGCACGTTGCCCGACGGCCCCGCGGTGTGGATCTGCGGCGACTGCCATCTCGGCAACCTCGGGCCGGTCGCGGCGAAGACGGGCGAAGTCGCCGTGCAGATACGCGACCTCGACCAGAGCGTGATCGGCAATCCGGTGCACGACCTGCTGCGGCTCGGCTTCTCGCTGGCGACCGCGGCGCGCAGCTCGGATCTGCCCGGCGTCATCACATGGCGCATGATGGAAGCGCTGATCGACGGCTATGCGCTCGCGTTCGATCCGCGGCGTCGCGACGAACTCGCCCGAACGAAGCGCCCGACCGCAGTGAAAGTAGCGATGCAGGCGGCGCTGCACCGATCGTGGCGCAAGCTCGAGCGGCAGACGCTGCGCAAACGCGCGCCGCACATTCCGCTCGGCAAGCGCTTCTGGCCACTGTCCGAAGCCGAGCGGCGCGCCATTCACGTGCTGTTCGAATCGGCTCCGGTGTCTCCGGTCAGCGCCGCGCTCAGTCATGCGGCTTGCGCCAACGCGCGCATGACGGTGCTCGACGCCGCCTACTGGGTCAAGGGATGCAGCTCGCTCGGCCGGCGCCGCTTCGCGGTGATGCTCGAGATCGACGACGGGTGTCCCGATGAGCGCCGCCCCTATCTGATCGACATCAAGGAGGCCACCACGGCCGACGCGCCGAAACAGAGAGGCATACGCATGCCGCAGGATGCCGCGCAGCGCGTGCTCGAAGGCGCGCGGCACGTGTCGCCGATGCTCGGAAGTCGCATGTGCGCGGCGCGCCTCGACGGGCGCCCGGTCGTCATGCGCGAATTGATGCCGCAGGATCTGAAGCTGGACGCCGAACGCCTGTCGGAAGCGGACGCGATCGACGCGGCGCGATATCTTGCGCGCGTGGTCGGACACGCACATGCGATACAGATGGACGACGCGACGCAACGGGCATGGCGTAACGAGTTGCGGAGCCGGCGTCCGAAGACGGTCGACGCACCGTCCTGGCTGTGGCGAAGCATCATCGAATTGATGGCCGCGCATGAGCAGGCGTATCTGCAGCATTGCCGTCGCCATGTGCTGCGGAGGACGGGGCGCTGA
- a CDS encoding PPC domain-containing DNA-binding protein: MQALPLRLSPGDDLRASIEHALRRLDVHAAFVLQGIGSLSVARVRYAGVDSPAELHGDLEILTLAGSVSPDGAHLHMTVADASGRVSGGHVASGCVVRTTVELLVASLPAHRFSRERDARTGFDELVIRPASG, encoded by the coding sequence ATGCAAGCCCTTCCTTTACGTCTGTCTCCCGGTGACGATCTGCGCGCGTCGATCGAGCACGCGTTGCGTCGGCTCGATGTTCATGCGGCGTTCGTGCTGCAGGGCATCGGCAGCCTCAGCGTCGCGCGCGTGCGTTATGCGGGCGTCGATTCGCCGGCCGAGTTGCACGGCGACCTCGAAATACTGACGCTGGCCGGCTCGGTGTCGCCGGACGGCGCGCACCTGCACATGACGGTTGCCGACGCATCCGGGCGCGTGTCGGGCGGACACGTCGCGAGCGGCTGTGTCGTGCGTACGACCGTTGAACTGCTCGTTGCATCGTTGCCCGCGCATCGATTTTCGCGCGAACGCGATGCGCGTACCGGCTTCGACGAGCTCGTGATTCGGCCGGCGAGCGGTTGA
- a CDS encoding 2Fe-2S iron-sulfur cluster-binding protein: MTYQIEITTRDGQPFGFDCEPGQDVLAAAAQAGITLPSQCRRGSCGACHATVAEGDYDLREHSIDALPAGQPGAILMCRTTPRSDLRVVAPYDHAKVLLQPVPVRIARIAALDTIADQTMRVELQVEPDDANGSAVEFEAGQFAELEVPGSGVRRPFSLANTSNWEGRLEFLIRLRPDGWFSTYLRERAQPGDPLTVRAPMGGFGLFAESLRPRWFVAGGTGLAPILSMLRRMAEYQELADARLFFGVNEESELFLLDELERLQADLPQLLVDLCVWRPGPQWAGLHGTPVDALRAALAQADVSPDLYVCGPPALVEGAREAAAAAGLPAAQFASERFTV, translated from the coding sequence ATGACCTATCAGATCGAGATCACGACGCGCGACGGGCAGCCGTTCGGCTTCGACTGCGAACCGGGCCAGGACGTGCTCGCCGCCGCTGCGCAGGCCGGCATCACGCTGCCGTCGCAATGCCGGCGCGGCAGTTGCGGCGCGTGTCACGCAACGGTCGCCGAAGGCGACTACGACTTGCGAGAGCACAGCATCGACGCGCTGCCGGCCGGCCAGCCGGGCGCGATCCTGATGTGCCGGACGACGCCGCGCAGCGACTTGCGCGTCGTCGCGCCGTACGACCACGCGAAGGTGCTGCTGCAGCCGGTGCCGGTGCGCATCGCGCGGATCGCGGCGCTCGACACGATCGCGGACCAGACGATGCGCGTCGAGCTGCAGGTCGAGCCCGACGACGCGAACGGCTCGGCCGTGGAGTTCGAGGCCGGCCAGTTCGCGGAGCTGGAGGTGCCGGGCAGCGGCGTGCGCCGGCCGTTTTCGCTCGCCAACACGAGCAACTGGGAGGGGCGCCTCGAATTCCTGATCCGGCTGCGGCCGGACGGATGGTTCTCGACGTACCTGCGGGAGCGCGCGCAGCCCGGCGATCCGCTGACCGTGCGCGCGCCGATGGGCGGCTTCGGCCTGTTCGCGGAAAGCCTGCGGCCGCGCTGGTTCGTCGCCGGCGGCACGGGGCTCGCGCCGATCCTGTCGATGCTGCGGCGGATGGCCGAGTATCAGGAGCTCGCCGACGCGCGGCTGTTCTTCGGCGTCAATGAGGAAAGCGAGCTGTTCCTGCTCGACGAGCTGGAGCGGCTGCAGGCCGACCTGCCGCAGTTGCTGGTCGACCTGTGCGTGTGGCGGCCCGGCCCGCAATGGGCCGGACTCCACGGCACGCCGGTCGATGCATTGCGCGCGGCGCTCGCGCAGGCCGACGTGTCGCCGGACCTCTACGTGTGCGGGCCGCCGGCGCTCGTCGAGGGCGCGCGTGAAGCGGCCGCCGCGGCCGGCCTGCCGGCCGCGCAGTTCGCCAGCGAGCGCTTCACCGTGTGA
- the hcp gene encoding hydroxylamine reductase, translating to MFCYQCEQTDRTGARPGCASAKGNCGKDATTADLQDLLVHAVKGIAQYGALARGMGEPDREADRFVLYAMFTTLTNVNFHAARFVTLLREAAQTRDRVKAACDAQARATGAALPALQGPAAWQPADDLPGLLKQAAAVGIDAGLDTVGADIVGLRALVLYGLKGVCAYAHHARVLGYERDDIYEGIEAALAFLATDPTDLNALLEQALDLGRLNLKVMELLDSANTGRFGAQQPTSVRVTPVAGKAILVSGHDLGDLHALLEQTAGTGIQVYTHGEMLPAHAYPTLKAFPHLAGNYGGAWQDQQSDFAHFPGPILMTSNCIIEPLPQYRQRIFTTGPVGWPGVRHLEHHDFSTLIQAARALPGFPATAPEETITVGFGRHAVLGVADKVIDAVKAGQIRHFFLIGGCDGAAPGRNYYTEFAEQAPGDTVVMTLGCNKYRFNRHAFGDIGGIPRLLDIGQCNDSYSAIRIATALADAFECGVNDLPLSLVISWFEQKAAAVLLTLLALGLRNIRLGPTLPAFLTPGVLGVLVEQFGIQPIGDASADLAAALTRQAA from the coding sequence GTGTTTTGCTACCAATGCGAACAGACTGACCGGACCGGTGCGCGGCCCGGCTGCGCGTCGGCGAAGGGGAATTGCGGCAAGGACGCGACGACGGCCGACCTGCAGGACCTGCTCGTTCATGCGGTGAAGGGCATCGCGCAGTACGGCGCGCTCGCGCGCGGCATGGGCGAGCCCGACCGCGAGGCCGACCGGTTCGTACTGTACGCGATGTTCACGACGCTGACCAACGTGAACTTTCACGCGGCGCGCTTCGTGACGCTGCTGCGCGAAGCCGCGCAGACGCGCGACCGCGTGAAGGCCGCATGCGACGCGCAGGCGCGCGCCACGGGCGCGGCGCTGCCGGCGCTGCAGGGTCCGGCCGCGTGGCAGCCGGCGGACGATCTGCCCGGTCTGCTGAAGCAGGCAGCGGCCGTCGGCATCGACGCGGGCCTCGATACGGTGGGCGCCGACATCGTCGGGCTGCGCGCACTGGTGCTGTACGGCCTGAAAGGCGTGTGCGCGTATGCGCATCATGCGCGGGTGCTCGGCTACGAACGCGACGACATCTACGAAGGCATCGAAGCGGCGCTCGCGTTTCTCGCGACCGACCCAACCGACCTGAACGCATTGCTCGAGCAGGCGCTCGATCTCGGCCGGCTGAACCTGAAGGTGATGGAGCTGCTCGACAGCGCGAACACCGGCCGCTTCGGCGCGCAGCAGCCCACGTCGGTGCGCGTGACGCCGGTGGCGGGCAAGGCGATCCTGGTGTCCGGCCACGATCTCGGCGACCTGCATGCGCTGCTCGAACAGACCGCGGGAACCGGCATCCAGGTCTACACGCACGGCGAAATGCTGCCGGCCCATGCGTACCCGACGCTCAAGGCGTTCCCGCATCTCGCCGGCAACTATGGCGGCGCGTGGCAGGACCAGCAGAGCGACTTCGCGCATTTCCCCGGCCCGATCCTGATGACGTCCAACTGCATCATCGAGCCGTTGCCGCAATACCGGCAGCGCATCTTCACGACGGGGCCGGTGGGCTGGCCGGGCGTGCGCCATCTCGAGCATCACGATTTCTCGACGCTGATCCAGGCGGCGCGGGCGTTGCCCGGCTTCCCGGCGACGGCGCCGGAAGAGACCATCACGGTCGGCTTCGGCCGGCACGCGGTGCTCGGCGTCGCGGACAAGGTGATCGACGCGGTCAAGGCCGGCCAGATTCGCCACTTCTTCCTGATCGGCGGCTGCGACGGCGCCGCGCCGGGCCGTAACTACTACACGGAATTCGCGGAGCAGGCGCCCGGCGATACGGTCGTGATGACGCTCGGCTGCAACAAGTACCGTTTCAACAGGCACGCATTCGGCGACATCGGCGGCATTCCGCGCCTGCTCGACATCGGCCAGTGCAACGACAGCTACTCGGCGATCCGCATTGCGACCGCGCTTGCCGATGCGTTCGAGTGCGGCGTGAACGACCTGCCGCTGTCGCTGGTGATCTCGTGGTTCGAGCAGAAGGCGGCGGCGGTGCTGCTGACGCTGCTCGCGCTCGGCCTGCGCAACATCCGGCTCGGGCCGACGCTGCCGGCGTTCCTCACGCCGGGTGTGCTCGGCGTGCTGGTGGAGCAGTTCGGCATCCAGCCGATCGGCGACGCCAGTGCGGACCTCGCCGCTGCGCTGACGCGCCAGGCAGCGTGA
- a CDS encoding DUF3079 domain-containing protein — MAKKFALHPAHPERICWGCDNYCPTQSMRCGNGSSRTQHPAELLGDDWYQYGDWGIEFSEGEADDAPAEPAGAQS, encoded by the coding sequence ATGGCCAAGAAATTCGCGCTGCACCCGGCGCATCCGGAGCGGATCTGCTGGGGCTGCGACAACTACTGCCCGACCCAGTCGATGCGTTGCGGCAACGGCTCCAGCCGTACCCAGCATCCCGCCGAGCTGCTCGGCGACGACTGGTATCAGTACGGCGACTGGGGCATCGAATTCAGCGAAGGCGAAGCCGACGACGCGCCCGCCGAACCGGCCGGCGCGCAGTCATAG
- a CDS encoding YbaB/EbfC family DNA-binding protein translates to MRAGVCAALLAACTSVAAQTTDVPQSWITYAQLVGHQFEMWLEAGGDASQRLHRYLEARGPDVSADAPSPIAIRAWIGANGVVTRVDFATLGSADADAALRQLLVARALAEAPPPDMLQPLRVRLQLIANPQAVAASDTRTP, encoded by the coding sequence TTGCGCGCAGGCGTTTGCGCGGCGTTGCTGGCCGCGTGTACGTCGGTCGCCGCACAGACGACCGACGTGCCGCAGTCCTGGATCACATATGCACAGTTGGTCGGGCATCAGTTCGAGATGTGGCTCGAAGCGGGCGGAGACGCGTCGCAGCGGCTGCATCGTTATCTCGAAGCGCGCGGCCCGGATGTGAGCGCCGATGCGCCGTCGCCGATCGCGATACGCGCATGGATCGGTGCGAACGGCGTGGTCACACGAGTGGATTTCGCGACGCTCGGCTCGGCCGATGCGGACGCGGCGCTGCGTCAGTTGCTCGTCGCGCGAGCGCTCGCCGAAGCGCCGCCGCCGGACATGCTGCAGCCGCTGCGCGTGCGCTTGCAGCTGATCGCGAATCCGCAAGCCGTGGCGGCGTCGGACACGCGTACGCCGTGA
- a CDS encoding Do family serine endopeptidase produces the protein MIARYRRPARGDAMRMRMKAGRATLLRALTGGLVLACAGIAATTVARAATVATAPATSTTSTTSTTSTISAISAISAISAASAASTAPTAPTAPTAATTPAPTERSPIATNNRASATVALPNFAALVRRVGPAVVNISVTREVAQMGIQLPPGIAPDHPLAPFLARRVIGNREEVSLGSGFIVDADGVILTNRHVVGDATSVDVKLTDKREFTGRVLGSDPLSDVAVIRIDAHNLPVVATGDPARTEVGDWVMAIGSPYGFANTVTQGIVSAKSRSLPGERAIPFIQTDVPINPGNSGGPLFDLDGRVIAINSMIFSKTGGYQGLAFAIPIDIALDVKDQLLRTGKVVRGRLGVAVQEVSRALARSFGLPGPDGALITMVEPDGPAAQAGLQAGDVVLAVDGNAVAESADLLGTIAGMRAGRQVDLLLWRAGRAMHVGATVGAFDSGAAPAGVARGPARFGLVLRAATDRERRRLGVGQALVVERASGQAARAGLQPGDVVLSVNGATVASIDTLMAAMDAAHGNVVLLVQRGGTRLYVPIGAG, from the coding sequence ATGATCGCGCGGTATCGGCGGCCGGCGCGCGGCGATGCCATGCGCATGCGCATGAAGGCGGGCCGCGCCACGTTGCTGCGAGCGCTGACGGGTGGGCTCGTGCTCGCGTGCGCGGGGATCGCGGCTACCACAGTTGCCAGGGCTGCCACGGTTGCCACGGCTCCGGCGACTTCCACGACTTCCACGACTTCCACGACTTCCACGATTTCCGCGATTTCCGCGATTTCCGCGATTTCCGCGGCTTCCGCGGCTTCCACGGCTCCCACGGCTCCCACGGCTCCCACGGCCGCCACGACGCCCGCGCCAACCGAGCGCAGCCCCATCGCCACGAACAACCGCGCATCCGCAACCGTCGCACTGCCGAACTTTGCGGCGCTCGTGCGGCGCGTAGGCCCGGCCGTCGTCAACATCAGCGTCACGCGCGAAGTCGCGCAGATGGGCATCCAGCTGCCGCCCGGCATCGCACCCGATCATCCGCTCGCGCCGTTTCTCGCGCGACGTGTGATCGGCAACCGCGAGGAGGTGAGCCTCGGCTCCGGCTTCATCGTCGACGCGGACGGCGTGATCCTCACGAACCGGCACGTAGTCGGCGACGCAACGAGCGTCGACGTGAAGCTCACCGACAAGCGCGAGTTCACGGGCCGCGTGCTCGGCAGCGATCCGCTGTCCGACGTCGCGGTGATACGTATCGACGCGCACAACCTGCCGGTCGTCGCGACCGGCGATCCGGCACGCACCGAGGTCGGTGACTGGGTGATGGCGATCGGATCGCCGTACGGGTTTGCCAATACGGTCACGCAGGGCATCGTCAGCGCGAAGTCGCGCTCGTTGCCCGGCGAGCGCGCGATTCCGTTCATCCAGACCGACGTGCCGATCAATCCCGGCAATTCGGGCGGGCCGCTGTTCGATCTCGACGGCCGCGTGATCGCGATCAATTCGATGATCTTCTCGAAGACGGGCGGCTATCAGGGGCTCGCGTTCGCGATCCCGATCGATATCGCGCTCGACGTGAAGGACCAGTTGCTGCGCACCGGCAAGGTCGTGCGCGGCCGGCTCGGCGTGGCCGTGCAGGAAGTGAGCCGCGCGCTCGCGCGCTCGTTCGGCCTCCCGGGCCCGGACGGCGCGCTGATCACGATGGTCGAGCCCGACGGCCCGGCCGCGCAGGCGGGATTGCAGGCAGGCGACGTCGTGCTCGCGGTGGACGGCAACGCGGTCGCCGAATCGGCGGATCTGCTCGGCACGATCGCCGGCATGCGGGCCGGGCGGCAGGTCGATCTGCTCCTGTGGCGCGCGGGGCGGGCGATGCATGTCGGCGCGACGGTCGGCGCGTTCGACAGCGGGGCGGCGCCGGCCGGCGTCGCGCGCGGACCGGCCCGCTTCGGGCTCGTGCTGCGCGCCGCGACCGACCGCGAACGGCGGCGGCTCGGCGTGGGCCAGGCGCTCGTCGTCGAACGGGCGAGCGGTCAGGCGGCGCGCGCGGGGTTGCAGCCGGGCGACGTCGTGCTGTCGGTCAACGGCGCGACGGTCGCGAGCATCGACACGTTGATGGCCGCGATGGACGCCGCGCACGGCAACGTCGTGCTGCTCGTGCAACGCGGCGGCACGCGGCTGTATGTGCCGATCGGGGCAGGATGA
- a CDS encoding peptidylprolyl isomerase gives MMTKMKTRALVTAGLLLAAPLAAHAQDDVIASVAQASVTQADIAGVLKAVNAEGRERLAADPAALDQVVRATLAQKAVLAEAKSKGWEKDAQVQAAIEQARRDIVARSYLASVSAPPADYPSDAEIQSAYEQNRAALTTPRALHVAQIYIAVPSNADAATLEAARKRAADLANRARGGDFAALARANSQDAASAANGGDLGFVPDSLMLPAVRQAADALKPGQVSAPVRTPSGFHVVKLIDVRAAAPRPLADVKEQLRTMLRAQRTQQNARTYLANLAANAPINEDALKKALAAAR, from the coding sequence ATGATGACGAAGATGAAGACGCGGGCGCTCGTGACGGCCGGCTTGCTGCTGGCCGCACCGCTCGCCGCGCATGCGCAGGACGACGTGATCGCGAGCGTCGCGCAGGCGTCGGTCACGCAGGCCGATATCGCCGGCGTGCTGAAGGCGGTGAACGCCGAAGGCCGCGAGCGGCTCGCTGCCGACCCGGCGGCGCTCGACCAGGTCGTGCGCGCGACGCTCGCGCAGAAGGCGGTGCTCGCCGAGGCGAAGTCGAAAGGCTGGGAGAAGGACGCGCAGGTGCAGGCGGCGATCGAGCAGGCGCGGCGCGACATCGTCGCGCGCAGTTATCTCGCATCCGTCAGTGCGCCGCCTGCCGACTATCCGTCCGATGCCGAGATCCAGTCCGCATACGAGCAGAACCGCGCGGCGCTCACTACGCCGCGTGCGCTGCACGTCGCCCAGATCTACATCGCGGTGCCGTCGAACGCGGACGCCGCGACGCTCGAAGCCGCTCGCAAACGGGCGGCCGATCTCGCGAACCGTGCTCGCGGCGGCGATTTCGCTGCGCTTGCGCGGGCGAATTCGCAGGACGCCGCGAGCGCGGCGAACGGCGGCGATCTCGGTTTCGTACCGGATTCGCTGATGCTGCCGGCCGTGCGGCAGGCGGCCGACGCGCTGAAGCCCGGGCAGGTGTCCGCGCCGGTTCGCACGCCGTCGGGTTTTCATGTCGTGAAGCTGATCGACGTGCGCGCGGCTGCGCCGCGTCCGCTGGCCGACGTGAAGGAGCAGCTGCGCACGATGCTGCGCGCGCAGCGCACGCAGCAGAATGCGCGCACGTATCTCGCGAACCTTGCCGCGAACGCGCCGATCAACGAAGACGCGCTGAAGAAAGCGCTCGCCGCTGCCCGGTAG